The DNA window GTAACCAAAGTACAATCTAACTTCTTGCCTCCCGCATATAATTTGTCATTCTTTTAAGACCCTGTACCACAATGTACAAAGTGTCTTTGagttaactttaaataattttctgtatcaattttttttgtgtgtacgcagcaacaaatactgTGATATtgtaattcatattttatatacaaacaatatataaacaattaacaacaaatgcatgcgtgtgaaacaacaaaattataaaacaaaaatgtatttcaatgCAAAAGTGTACTTAcctacatatattatatatatttacacatttcttattgtttattCAATGTGCCATTAGTTTAAGGAACTTACtagcaactgcaattaaaagtgtacttaataaatattaagtaactATTAACTTTTACATGtctattatatacaaataataaaaattcaatgtCTGacgtttgttttaaatgtaattgatacacatacattttgtaaactattttaatagCGAAAAAGTAtcgaaaaaatttaatttacatgctatacaattatatatatttacactaAAGCGGATTGCAATTTCACCTGATGAGCATTTTATGTTTAGGGGCATTGTTCGCTTAATGCATTTACTTATTTGGAATTCATTGTCGACTGGGAGTGCTGGACATGCAATACTCAGTGGGATTGGAGTTCTCCGTGTGACGCGCAGGCGCACAAACCACAACAGTGTCGTTGTTATTGCGATTATTATTGCTGTGGACTTGCCAATTGTCAAGGTCTGTGTCGGCCGCGTCCTCGGCCTCAGCTTGTTCTTTGGCGCGCTTGTGATACTTAAGTTCGCTGGCGTATTTAGAATCGGTAATGCCCAAAAACGAGGCCAGGCCGCCACCGACATAATCAATGCCGGCAAGTATATTATTGCCTACCTTGCTGGCCTTGTAACGTAGGCGGGGTCCCAGCGTCATTTCGCGCTGAgtcacaaaataaaaagaacaaCATTTATGCCATcagtaaaagtttttgtttttgcttgcgaAATGTATGCCAAACCTGCAACTGTACATCGTACGCCTTATCGGGCACGTCCGGCTCAGTTTCGCTATCGCTAGAGGATAGCTCTTCCATGACTCCATCGCTAAAGTACAGCATGCGGCGATTTGATTGCAATTCAAGGGCGCTCACACGATCTGTTTCAGAACGCCCGGCTACATCGCCATTGGCTGTGGCCGacattatgtttattaaaatatattacaataattgcGTTTTGCAACAGCGCAACAACACacgcttgcaacaaatgcgtAGCACAGAGTGAATGTCCGTTAAAGCAATTCAAACGCCGCTACCTCAACTAATAGTTTTCGTTTATTGctgtttttagctttgcttttgctcttgaattaccaaaaacaaacacgTTAACGTTGCCTGTCCATATGGGTGTCGGTGTTGTCCTTGGGTTGGGGGCCAGCTTTGCGTGCCAAGCGCCAGTTTACGCGTACGCCATGTGTAATCAATAAAATGCCGACTCCAGCGCATcacaaaccaaagcaaacaacaacaaaaaggctATACAAAATCCAGCGGTTCTTATCGAAACTATCGAAACAGTCATACAGAACAGGCCAAGAACAGAAATAGTGAAGGTTACGATAGCTATGACGTCACTAACTAGCAAATGGCTGCGCTAAGCTATTGGAAGAACTGTATCAAgagaataaaatttatatgccaatACTTTATTTCGTTGtgcatatttcaataaaattgatgCACAATTTCATGctactttaattaaagcaagtaTGGTAGCCCTTGCACTGTCTAGCCTGTAACGTAGAGTGACCGTTAATTCTAAGAGTGACCGTTTTATCTGCAGCAACCAGCTGTTGACTGTTTTATTATCGCGtcgtttataacaaataaataacataacgagtgtttaaaaacaaaacaatggaATCTCCTTTAGCCAGTTCAGCTACAAAAGGTAAGCTTTTATGATTTAAAGAGCGCTGGTACTAACCAGGGCGCAGAATTTCAGGTGGCTGGCGTTTCGCGCAGTGGACGCGTACGCAAGAAATCATCAAAACTGTTGGATTTCGAGTCGCCAGAGGAACTTGAGAAACGATTCAAGCGCACTGGTCGAGCACCGGCGCGGTATACAAATCGTGGACGTCCATCAAATGCTGCACGGGAGCGTGAACAAGAAATGTCGTTGGCGTACGAAGACGACTTTACAGATGTGGATAACACTTTACATTTGTCCGCGCCAGAAGACACAAGGGCTATTATAAACGCAGCTGACTTGCGTGGCACGATAATGAATTCGGACGATGAAGTGGATACACTGGTGCAAGATATAGTACAAGGGGTGCAGGCGGAAGCTTGCTACACGAACGATTCTCGTGTACGGCAAAGCCTTTACATGCGGGAGAAGAGCAACAAGCGCAAGATACTTAAAGACGGTAAAGTGGTGACTGGCAAGATGCAGCGCAAGGATAAGGGCAAATCACGCTATACGGCGTATAGCCTATGGGCACGCGAGGTGCGCAAACGTGACTTTCCAGATCTAGGTAAGCAGCGCTATGCCTAAAATCAAGCTGGTTGTGCATCACTTTCTTCATTTAGATTTTGCCAATGCGGCACGGCGTCTCAGTGAGCTTTGGGCCAATGTTTCCAACAAAGACAAAAACGCCTGGAGACGCAAGGCAAAAGTACaggcaacaaaagcgaaaacacGAGAAAAAGAGATAGTAGTGACGTCTATGTTAAACTTGgccagcaatggcaatgccgcTGGTGCGGCAGACAACACAGATGGCTCATTTCAGGTGCGGCCCACCACAAGTCGCACCAAAAAGATTGCCGCCGATCGCCGTCAGGTGAACGAGCCAGTCACGCCCACACAGAACAGACAGAGGCGCAATACCTACACTCGCACAAGGCCTagtccagcagcaacagcaacagttactAGGCAAAGCGCTGGCGCCACAGATCTCGAGTTAGCTGGTAGACGTTCGCCACCGTCAAGCACTGAGGCTATTgatgcagcagcgcatttaaaaCTGCTGGGTGAAAGCCTTACGTTGATTGGTGAACGCTTGAAAGAGCACAATGGACATGTGGCGTTGTCAGGAAGCTTGTCTGTCCTATTGGACAGTCTACTGTGCTCCATGGGACCGCTACTCTGCCTTGCAACACAAATTCCCGGACTTGAGAATAAGCCGGAGTTGGCCACAAACCTGGCCAGTACGTTAGACAACATTGCCTACGTTATGCCCGGGCTCTAAGTAAACAACTAAGAACTGATTGGAGTGGATCATCCGCTAATTTAGTGTAGCGCTATAGATAATAAGCACAAGCAGCATTGCACTAGCATTGagtataattataataaaatattaaattttatgttagtTTAAAAATCGAGTTTATTGAAATATGTCACAGCAGCGAGTCTAATGGCAGCCGCTTAGTTTAGTACTGTCATTAGAGTAGAGCCTACCAAGTATtcaaataatgtaaaatatgTGCAGGcctttatattatattaatattaacatGCATTCAGTCAATGCCTATACAATACTTTACTTAAGTGTACATTCGTTAAGTAAGTTACATAGCAGTCAGCTTGTGCTAGtgttaatgcattttgttatttttcagTGCTGCAAAATAGCACACATCATACTACTGATGTTAGCCAACACTAAGCGCTTGCTGATATtctgaaaattgcaatttgtgaGATTAGCTGTAAATTCTGAGAAAATCAAGCCAAATTGCGCGCTAAGACACACATATTCGTGCAAGCAGTTGTATAGtcagtggctgctgcagcatgcTCCGTCAACAGGTGTCGGGCAAGAAGAAAAAACTCAACGACTTGAACTTGAGTTGCGGCTGGAAAGATTGCAAACTTAGCTTCATTGGTGAATGGCAGCTCAATAAACACATAGCCGAGCATTTGGAgcaagctgagcagcagctgtttgaaGAGGAATATATATGCGCTTGGGTCGAGTGCGATTTTGTCACCAAGTGCCTTGAGGAATTTGAACGCCATTGCTACTACCATGGATACTATTATAATCTGCTGCTACAGGGAAAGCGAGTGTGCGAGCTACATCCAGAAATACCCGCATGCTGTGCACTGGAACGGCATGGTAACAACCTGCCGGagctaaagcaaaactttcGCTGTGGCTGGGCAGATTGCAATCGTGCCTTTGTCTCCATAGTGGAGTTTCAGGATCATATAGTGCAGCATGCATCCTTCGAGTACGAGATACAGAAGTCACCTGACGATGAACGACCTAAGACGCAGTGTAACTGGAATTTGTGCAACAAGGTGCTAGAGAATAAATATCGCCTAATAGAGCACATCAGCACACACTCCAACAAAAAGCATGTGGCCTGCTATCATTGCGGCGAACTCTTTCGCACCAAGACAACGCTCTTCGATCATCTGCGCCGCCAGCCAGACAACAACAGTAAGCTGAGAATatctttataaaatatgcgctCAATTATCTCTCCCTATCTGTATGTAGCTCACAAATTCCAATGCGCACAGTGCTTCAAGTTCTTTGCCACAGAGAAGCTGTTGCGCGGTCATGGCGTGCGTCATGTCAATTGCTTCAAATGCACCATGTGCGACATGACCTGCAACTCAGCGAGCTCACTAACAACACACATACGCTATCGACATCTTAAGGATAGACCCTACAAATGCAGCGAATGCGATACACGCTGTGTACGCGTTTCGGATCTGGAGAAGCATAAGCAGTATGTGCACTCCAAGCTGGTGCACCAATGCGATCAGCCCGGCTGCCAGTATTCTGTGCGAACCTACACACAGATGCGACGCGTAAGCCATCTAGCTATTGCCCCCATTTCTCGTAGCCTAATATCTACTccatttgcagcattttctgGAGGTGCATGGCAACAATCCCATTTTCTATGCCTGTCACTGCTGTGAGCG is part of the Drosophila busckii strain San Diego stock center, stock number 13000-0081.31 chromosome X, ASM1175060v1, whole genome shotgun sequence genome and encodes:
- the LOC108605938 gene encoding HMG domain-containing protein 4, which translates into the protein MESPLASSATKEFQVAGVSRSGRVRKKSSKLLDFESPEELEKRFKRTGRAPARYTNRGRPSNAAREREQEMSLAYEDDFTDVDNTLHLSAPEDTRAIINAADLRGTIMNSDDEVDTLVQDIVQGVQAEACYTNDSRVRQSLYMREKSNKRKILKDGKVVTGKMQRKDKGKSRYTAYSLWAREVRKRDFPDLDFANAARRLSELWANVSNKDKNAWRRKAKVQATKAKTREKEIVVTSMLNLASNGNAAGAADNTDGSFQVRPTTSRTKKIAADRRQVNEPVTPTQNRQRRNTYTRTRPSPAATATVTRQSAGATDLELAGRRSPPSSTEAIDAAAHLKLLGESLTLIGERLKEHNGHVALSGSLSVLLDSLLCSMGPLLCLATQIPGLENKPELATNLASTLDNIAYVMPGL
- the LOC108605491 gene encoding histone H4 transcription factor, with protein sequence MLRQQVSGKKKKLNDLNLSCGWKDCKLSFIGEWQLNKHIAEHLEQAEQQLFEEEYICAWVECDFVTKCLEEFERHCYYHGYYYNLLLQGKRVCELHPEIPACCALERHGNNLPELKQNFRCGWADCNRAFVSIVEFQDHIVQHASFEYEIQKSPDDERPKTQCNWNLCNKVLENKYRLIEHISTHSNKKHVACYHCGELFRTKTTLFDHLRRQPDNNTHKFQCAQCFKFFATEKLLRGHGVRHVNCFKCTMCDMTCNSASSLTTHIRYRHLKDRPYKCSECDTRCVRVSDLEKHKQYVHSKLVHQCDQPGCQYSVRTYTQMRRHFLEVHGNNPIFYACHCCERFFKTGKSLSIHLIKKHGFRLPSGHKRFTYRLDENGFYRLETTRIESLEVTQQILDPHIKNETDHSKSMTGTCYEIVNPINNDFERIIVSNDANEAHLVGEVTISLPSLKDEF
- the LOC108605996 gene encoding uncharacterized protein LOC108605996, giving the protein MSATANGDVAGRSETDRVSALELQSNRRMLYFSDGVMEELSSSDSETEPDVPDKAYDVQLQREMTLGPRLRYKASKVGNNILAGIDYVGGGLASFLGITDSKYASELKYHKRAKEQAEAEDAADTDLDNWQVHSNNNRNNNDTVVVCAPARHTENSNPTEYCMSSTPSRQ